A stretch of Henckelia pumila isolate YLH828 chromosome 4, ASM3356847v2, whole genome shotgun sequence DNA encodes these proteins:
- the LOC140860620 gene encoding uncharacterized protein, translating into MRPIICVDDTFLKSKYRETLIIATCQDVNGQIYPIAWGIVDSENDSSWSWFMSNLKEQVGDSNQLVFISDRHKSIAKSIKMLFPQYHHGFCMWHMEQNIKVKFHTKGLIPLFKSAAEAYRMSEFESCMAEICRKNMQLGKYLEDADYDSWSRAHFKVNLIATYKFQVGLDAINMDVVNITLMTCSCKKFDMLEISYGHAIAAAKLRGISIYSLCSKYYKTTCWRASYAEPIHPVYNEIHWLIPSEVQERVILPSFVRRPRGRRWTRSIRSMGEISLKFCCSTCGSTGHYEKSCKNPTPI; encoded by the exons ATGAGACCTATTATATGTGTTGATGATACCTTTTTGAAATCTAAATATAGAGAAACATTAATCATTGCAACATGTCAAGATGTCAATGGACAAATTTATCCTATTGCTTGGGGAATAGTGGATTCTGAGAATGATTCATCATGGTCATGGTTTATGTCAAATTTAAAAGAACAGGTAGGTGACTCCAACCAATTGGTATTTATATCTGATAGGCACAAGAGTATTGCTAAATCCATAAAAATGTTATTTCCACAATATCATCATGGTTTTTGTATGTGGCACATGGAGCAAAATATTAAAGTAAAGTTTCACACAAAGGGTCTCATACCTTTGTTCAAATCTGCAGCAGAAGCTTATCGGATGTCTGAGTTTGAAAGTTGCATGGCAGAAATTTGTAGAAAGAACATGCAGCTTGGAAAATATTTAGAAGATGCAGATTATGATTCTTGGTCACGGGCTCACTTTAAAG TGAATCTTATAGCAACTTACAAGTTTCAAGTTGGTTTGGATGCAATTAATATGGATGTTGTGAATATTACACTAATGACGTGTTCATGCAAGAAATTTGACATGTTGGAAATTTCATATGGACATGCAATTGCAGCTGCAAAGTTAAGAGGGATTTCGATTTATAGTTTGTGCTCCAAATATTACAAAACTACATGTTGGAGAGCCTCCTATGCTGAACCAATTCATCCCGTATATAATGAGATACATTGGTTAATTCCAAGTGAAGTTCAAGAGAGAGTTATCTTACCTTCATTTGTGAGAAGACCACGTGGAAGACGATGGACAAGAAGTATAAGATCCATGGGTGAAAtatctttaaaattttgttGCTCTACATGTGGTTCCACTGGGCACTATGAGAAAAGTTGCAAGAATCCTACTCCAATTTGA